DNA from Deltaproteobacteria bacterium:
GGTGCCGGAGGTGCTCCAAGTTGGTCTTCAGCTGGTTTTAGTCCTTACGGACTTCCTCCGGGGCTGGGTGGTTTGAGTAACAGTTATGCGGGGGGTGGCGGTGCAATGGCTCAGACTGTTGGAATGCCCAACTATCCTTACACAGCGGGAGGCGCAGGCAGTCCCGCCGTGCCGGGAACCGGTGGTGCCATGAGTCAACAGCAATTGATGGAAACCATGAACCAGAACAACCTTCAGCTCATTGAATTGCAGGCAATGATGCAGAGCAATATGCAGGTTTGGAATACGAAATCGAATATTTTAAGTGCCGACCATAGAGCCAAATTGTCGATGATTGAAAAGTTCACGGCACGTTAATAGAGGTCGAACATATGAGATTGTTGCGAACTCAAGAGGAGCGTCTCCAGATGGACGCTCCTTTTTGATTTTTGCATTTTAAAAGGGGGGATATGATTTCAATGAAAAAAGAGCATTTGGCCTTGATGATGGAAGCAGGTTACATCTATCTCGGGATGCAGCGTTTTAAAGAAGCCAAAGAAGTTTTCGAAGGACTCATCGCGCTAAAATCGGACAGCGAAGTGCCATTGGTGGCTTTGGCGGGCGTCTCTTTTTGTCAGGGGAAATTGGTGGAGGCGATTCGTGTCTACCGGAAAGCCATCAAATTAAATCCGGAAAGTATTTATGCCAGAGCCTATTTGGGCGAGGCTCTCTTTTTTGCGAAAGAGAAACCGGAAGCCCTCAAACTTTTGAAGGAGGTTGACAAAGAAGACCCCAAAGGAGTGGTGGGCGATTTCTCAAGAGCCTTGCTTGAAGCAATTCAAAAAGGTTTTGATCCTGAAAAATTATCACAAATGAAAGAGGTTAAAGAATATTATGCAAAGAAAAAGAAAGAGCAGAGTAAAGAGCGCCCTCACGGTTAAAGGGAGTGGTGAAAAATGCGGGTCCTGCCAGCCGCACGGGATGCGTCTCCCCGAAAAGGGGCCCCTCGCACCCCGCGCGGCTGTCACCCGCATTTTTCACCATGCTCTTAAACCGTTGCTGATTGTTTGTTTATTTTTGGCCGCCTGCAATCAGGAGGCTCTTTATAATAATTTGAGTCAGCAAGATGCCAACAAGGTGATGGTTTTGTTACAGCAACATGGCATTGAGGCCACACTCTCTTCAGAGGTGCGCCAAAATGAAACATTTTGGGCCATCAAAGTCGACAAAGAAGTGCTCTCCAAGGCAAGAGAATTAGTGGTTACCAGCAACGTCATTTCAGAACGTTCTCCGGGACTCAAAGAGGTTTATCAGGCGAAGGGCTCCAGCGGCTGGATCAAGACTCCCGCGGAAGAGCGGGCTCGCTACATTTTGGCGACGAAAGGGGAAGTCATCAATTCCCTCAAAAAATTACCTGAAGTGGTGGATGTGGATGTTGTGCTCAATGTGCCGCAAACCTTCGAGTTTGGATCTGCCGGTGCCGAGCAAAAACGCACTACGGCTTCTGTGGTGATCAAAGCACAAACACCTCCTAGTGGAGAATCGTCATTAAACGAATTAAAAATTCAGGAATTTGTGGCTAATACCGTGGAAGGACTTTCCGCCAGAGATGTTTCTGTGTTGATTGATCGTATGGCTCCCATGGGAACAACCTTGCGGCCCGGCCAAACTATTACACTTTCGCCTTCCGGTTCCCCTCCGAAAGTGGGCACTGTCACGGAAGCAACTGCCGCTCAAACCGGAGTACATTTAATGGGACTTAAATTGGACAGCGAATCGCGTGAAAGACTCAAAATTTATCTCATCATCTTTTTTGCGATTCTTATTGTTTTATCGGTGGCGCTCATTGTGAGCATTGTTCAGGCGAGCCGTGTCCGTCAGGAGTTAAAGTCTCTGAAAGGCGGCGAACAGAACGCCATTGAAGGCCAAGTTTTAGAGGGGGAGAATCCAAGACTTCGTGCAGGTACTAAAGAACGCAAACCCGAAGAATGAAGCAACTTTTGCATGCTGATGTGCCGATAACTATGATGAGTGAGGTTATTTATGGATTTTCAAGGTGTCAGACCCGATTTTGTAAAATATGAAATGCGCCAGACAACCGGCACACCGGCGTGGCAGAAAGAGGTTAGGAAGCCCGGAGGTTTTGGACGTTTTCTTTCCGGTATTGGGAGATTATTTGGTGCCATCGCGGCACCTCTTTCCTTTATCTTTCCTCCGGCCGCGTTGGCCACCGCGGGTATGTATGGTGCCTCTGCCATTGGGGATCAAATTCAGACAAAATCCTATCAGAAAACAATGGAAGCGCAGGCCAGTCGCAACGCTCAGAATGTTTCGTTTCCGGGGTTGGGTGTGCAGTCGGGTTTTCAACCGACCAGTGCCGGCATTTCGCCCCAAAATGATAGGATCATGAACGTTTTATTTTCCCGGGATAATGCTTCAATGTCGATGGCCCATTCGTTATAATGAAAACGGTGATGTATGACCAATATTCGCAGAACATCCAATATCTTCCCGATTAAAAAAGGGAAAGCCGTTTCGGAAAGCAAAGAGGCGGAACAGACAAACGCTTCTTCGCCTTTTTCTGTGAATCCGACTCAGACGCTAAAATCATTAACGGAACGCCGCAGTAGGCAAGAAACAGAAGAACAGCGTTTAGCCCGTTTGCAAAGAGCGTTGCAGGATTTTTCCCAAGAGGCGAGAAATCATCTTCCGCGGCCTATCAGCGAGTTTGAAAAAAAGATGCACCAAAAAATGCTCGAAGAAGGTTTCCCCGATGTGATTGCCAATGAAGCCGGCGAAGAAGCGGTGGAAGTATTACTCGAAAATCGCCGTGTGCCGGCCACCCCCAAAAAAGCCTAGTTAAAAGATATCCGAGTCCTTCAATCCCAGCGCGTTCATTTTTCGATATAAAATACTTCTCGAAATTCCCAACTCTTTTGAAGCCCTGCTTTTATTTCCACGATACCGTTTCAGCGTGGCAACAATCACTTCTTTTTCGCAATTTTTAATATTGGCTCTCAAGTGGGAGAACATGTTCTGAGGCTCTTTCGAGCTGTTGTGATACATATGCGACGGGATATGGCTGGCATCAAGCACTTCATCGCGGTGAATGATGAGCATATTTTCAATCGTATTTTTCAGCTCGCGCACATTCCCGGGCCATGGATAACTCATCAATTGTTGCAAGGCTTCAGAAGCAAAATGGCGCACCCCAAATTTCGGACTCAGATTTTTGAGGATGTGTTCCACAAGCAATGGAATGTCCTCCGGTCTTGTGCGTAAAGGAGGAATATAAATTTCCACTCCCTGCAAACGGAAATAAAGGTCCTGTCTGAAAGTTCCTTTTTCAATCATTGTTTTGATGTCGTGATTTGTTGCGGCAATCACGCGAAAGTTTGATTTGATCTGTTTGTTGCTTCCGACCGGTTCGACAATCTTGTCTTGCAGAACGCGGAGCAATTTTGCCTGAAGGGTGGGGGACATACAGGCAATTTCATCGAGAAAG
Protein-coding regions in this window:
- a CDS encoding tetratricopeptide repeat protein, whose translation is MISMKKEHLALMMEAGYIYLGMQRFKEAKEVFEGLIALKSDSEVPLVALAGVSFCQGKLVEAIRVYRKAIKLNPESIYARAYLGEALFFAKEKPEALKLLKEVDKEDPKGVVGDFSRALLEAIQKGFDPEKLSQMKEVKEYYAKKKKEQSKERPHG